The Caretta caretta isolate rCarCar2 chromosome 15, rCarCar1.hap1, whole genome shotgun sequence genome window below encodes:
- the CDK2AP1 gene encoding cyclin-dependent kinase 2-associated protein 1 isoform X2, translating into MATSAQYRQLINDYGPPSLGYTQGMQGTSSSQVPQSKYAELLAIIEELGKEIRPTYAGSKSAMERLKRGIIHARGLVRECLAETERNARS; encoded by the exons ATGGCAACCTCTGCACAATACAGACAGCTTATAAATGATTATGGACCCCCGTCTCTAGGCTATACACAAGGAATGCAG GGTACCAGCAGCAGTCAAGTACCACAAAGCAAATATGCAGAACTTCTAGCTATCATAGAAGAATTAGGAAAAGAAATTAGACCTACATATGCTGGAAGTAAAAGTGCCATGGAGAGGCTAAAACGAG GCATCATTCACGCTAGAGGATTAGTTCGGGAATGCTTGGCTGAGACTGAACGGAATGCAAGATCCTAG
- the MTRFR gene encoding mitochondrial translation release factor in rescue: MYVCGTVLGGRAHAQNGRCGCCGTCADPPLPVPVKRSFCFHFLMNASSLFHSSILLSNINTLSWRPWLWRQQKFLSPRLAVPLLPVAGKKNSCDLLALSETDLEEQFVRGDGPGGQATNKTSNCVVLKHIPSGIVVKCHQTRSVELNRQRAREILQQKVDLFYKGENSDIFKEKRAAEKKKQEKKKRAKENLEKKRHIKEMQESDAK; the protein is encoded by the exons ATGTATGTCTGTGGTACTGTCTTGGGGGGAAGGGCGCATGCGCAAAACGGCCGATGCGGATGTTGTGGGACCTGTGCTGACCCTCCCTTGCCT GTTCCAGTCAAGAGGagtttttgtttccatttccttATGAATGCTTCAAGTTTGTTTCATTCCTCAATCTTACTAAGCAACATAAATACTTTGTCTTGGAGGCCATGGCTTTGGAGGCAGCAAAAGTTTTTATCCCCCCGACTGGCTGTACCTTTATTGCCGGTAGCAGGAAAGAAGAATTCTTGTGATCTTCTTGCACTAAGTGAAACAGACTTAGAAGAACAGTTTGTAAGAGGTGATGGCCCAGGAGGCCAAGCAACTAATAAGACAAGCAACTGTGTGGTCCTGAAGCATATTCCATCTGGGATTGTAGTCAAG tgtcATCAAACTAGATCAGTGGAGCTGAACCGACAGAGAGCCAGAGAAATCCTGCAGCAAAAAGTTGACCTCTTTTACAAAGGTGAAAATAGTGacattttcaaagagaaaagaGCAGCTGAgaagaaaaagcaagaaaagaaaaaaagagcaaagGAGAATCTAGAAAAGAAAAGGCATATTAAAGAAATGCAAGAATCAGATGCCAAATAA